The genomic region TTCTCTGCTCTTCATCTCCTCATTATAATTGCCCCTAATTTATCTAGGTCCGTGATGAAATAGAAAATCTCATGGATGATGACGGTGATATGGCTGAGATGTACCTTACTGAGAAGAAACTACAGTCAGAGGGTTATCCCTCTAGTGACCTTGGTTTTCAAACTAACACATCATGCGAGGAAACAAttgtttcaaaatctgctcctGTTTCTCCTGTGGGGTCATTCAGTGGAACACATAAATTGCAAAGGGCTTTTACCAGTATTGTGAGTTCAAGCAGGCAGGGAAGCTTATTGAGTTCGTCTAATTGCGGAGAAAACATTGATAAACTGGAAATGCTGCTTGAAGCATACTTTGTTGTCATCGACCATACTCTCAGCAAGTTGTTATCGGTATGAGATGTTTTACACTCAGTGAAtactttatatatttattggtGATGCTGCCTGATAGAACGTAGTGGTGGTATGAAGATTTGATTAAATATTAAACTGGCAATAAGTGATTGACAACAGCATATGTCTTGTTTTGGTGATGCAGCTGAAAGAATACATAGATGATACCGAAGACTTGATTAACATTAAACTGGTAAGGAGTGATAAACGCTTCTGCTTTCTTAATTACTACAATATATGCACAAATGAATTCTAACATTGCGCTTTGTATGGGCAGAGCAATGTTCAGAACCATCTGATACAGTATCAGTTGCTTCTTACAGCGGCTACCTTCTTGGCTACTATTTTTGCCGCTGTTACAGCAGTGTTTGGAATGAATTTTGCCGCCACTGTTTTCGATCACCCACCTACATTCAATTGGGTTCTGGTTATTAGCGGTGTTGCCTGTGGGTTCACGTACTTCGCTTTTCTTATGTATTTTAGGTACAAAAGGATCTTCCCATTGTAAAGTAAAAGTATATACTTCAATGAAATTGACGACTCACGTTCTAGTGGTGAAACTGAGTGTTCTAATTCTATCACGCTAAAAGAGCGTCAACGACGAAATAATTAGTGAAATTCCTAGACTACTATACATGCATTGCATCTTTTTCTAATTCTCGTTAACTTAAAATCTCAAAGAATCGTTACCAACACTCCAAAAATAATCATACTGCACATTGTATGACGATTTTTGTGAAATACCAATAACAGCTCTCCAACCGTATATGCAG from Pyrus communis chromosome 4, drPyrComm1.1, whole genome shotgun sequence harbors:
- the LOC137731627 gene encoding magnesium transporter MRS2-5 isoform X1; this translates as MEGSRSRTPLLPSDLPESTSFNNTGSARGLSGIQGLKKRGHGSRSWIKIDLLGNISILELDKATIMRRCSLPGRDLRLLDPLFIYPSTILGREKAIVVSFEQIRCIITADEVILMNSLVESVVQYKSELCKRLESNKDQSDNLPFEFRALELALELTCMSLDAQAQELQKEIYPLLDELASSINTVNLERVRRLKGHLLALTQRVQKVRDEIENLMDDDGDMAEMYLTEKKLQSEGYPSSDLGFQTNTSCEETIVSKSAPVSPVGSFSGTHKLQRAFTSIVSSSRQGSLLSSSNCGENIDKLEMLLEAYFVVIDHTLSKLLSLKEYIDDTEDLINIKLSNVQNHLIQYQLLLTAATFLATIFAAVTAVFGMNFAATVFDHPPTFNWVLVISGVACGFTYFAFLMYFRYKRIFPL
- the LOC137731627 gene encoding magnesium transporter MRS2-5 isoform X2; this translates as MRRCSLPGRDLRLLDPLFIYPSTILGREKAIVVSFEQIRCIITADEVILMNSLVESVVQYKSELCKRLESNKDQSDNLPFEFRALELALELTCMSLDAQAQELQKEIYPLLDELASSINTVNLERVRRLKGHLLALTQRVQKVRDEIENLMDDDGDMAEMYLTEKKLQSEGYPSSDLGFQTNTSCEETIVSKSAPVSPVGSFSGTHKLQRAFTSIVSSSRQGSLLSSSNCGENIDKLEMLLEAYFVVIDHTLSKLLSLKEYIDDTEDLINIKLSNVQNHLIQYQLLLTAATFLATIFAAVTAVFGMNFAATVFDHPPTFNWVLVISGVACGFTYFAFLMYFRYKRIFPL